In one window of Oncorhynchus gorbuscha isolate QuinsamMale2020 ecotype Even-year linkage group LG23, OgorEven_v1.0, whole genome shotgun sequence DNA:
- the tbx22 gene encoding T-box transcription factor TBX22 → MQGLSSRAHAFSVEALVGKTIKRMKKENGKDTSSPGDTETETSSVRQETYEHDDPNDQRRKAGNTPRRLGECDSEPGREERTRTGDSDSNPGREEREVRVELQGSDLWTRFHEIGTEMIITKAGRRMFPSLRVKVRNLDPCQQYYIAMDVLPVDSKRYRYVYHSSQWMVAGNTDHSCIAPRLYMHPDSPCVGETWMRQVISFDRVKLTNNEMEDKGHIILQSMHKYKPRVHVIRHNPRLDLSKIPSLPTEGMASFSFPETEFTTVTAYQNQQITKLKIDRNPFAKGFRDPGRNR, encoded by the exons ATGCAGGGACTGAGCTCACGAGCCCACGCTTTCTCCGTGGAAGCGTTGGTCGGTAAAACGATaaagaggatgaagaaggagaacGGAAAGGACACGAGCTCACCGGGAGACACAGAGACGGAGACAAGCTCTGTTCGACAGGAGACATACGAGCACG ATGACCCAAACGACCAGAGGAGGAAGGCTGGTAACACGCCAAGAAGGCTGGGAGAGTGCGACTCTGAGCCGGGGAGAGAAGAAAGGACAAGGACGGGAGATAGTGACTCTAACccgggtagagaggagagagaggtccgGGTGGAGCTCCAGGGATCGGATCTGTGGACCAGGTTCCATGAGATCGGGACAGAGATGATTATTACCAAAGCCGGCAG gAGGATGTTCCCGTCCTTGCGCGTAAAGGTGCGTAACTTGGACCCGTGCCAGCAGTACTACATCGCCATGGACGTTTTGCCCGTCGACTCCAAACGATACAG gtatgtgtaccACAGCTCTCAGTGGATGGTGGCAGGAAATACGGACCACTCCTGCATCGCGCCGCGCTTGTACATGCACCCGGACTCCCCGTGCGTGGGCGAGACGTGGATGCGTCAGGTGATCAGCTTCGATCGGGTCAAACTGACCAATAACGAGATGGAGGACAAGGGACAC ATCATTCTACAGTCAATGCATAAGTACAAGCCTCGCGTCCATGTGATCCGCCACAACCCCCGGCTGGACCTATCAAAAATCCCCTCGCTGCCCACTGAGGGTATGGCCAGCTTCTCCTTCCCAGAGACAGAGTTCACCACCGTGACAGCCTATCAGAACCAACAG ATCACCAAATTGAAGATTGACAGGAACCCATTCGCTAAGGGCTTCAGAGACCCAGGACGGAACAGGTAA
- the LOC124011499 gene encoding uncharacterized protein LOC124011499, translating to MESYPWSLEFKPFTLQLQGGSCGSPSNCISPLKSLVPLSCPLTSHPFTLSSFSCPDTSLHSFCLPLCCKTSPFSPISPLPARPSPSPRRYSPLPPLLSALPGKKAPGFSALCLQGGISGHPPSLQPHPLQAPPSHSSPRGLGPHYPHRSHSDPAPPYCLYRSSLPRNAHLAAFSCHAKLADSTTDCLLRQTPWNTTINHCL from the exons ATGGAGTCCTATCCCTGGAGTCTGGAGTTCAAACCATTTACTCTACAGCTACAAG GAGGTAGCTGTGGGTCTCCAAGCAACTGCATTTCTCCTCTGAAGAGCCTTgtacctctctcctgtcctctgacctctcaccccttcaccctctcctccttctcctgccCCGACACCAGCCTGCACTCCTTTTGTCTTCCCCTCTGCTGCAagacctcccccttctcccccatttCCCCCCTGCCGGCCAGACCCTCCCCTTCCCCACGACGCTACTCCCCCCTgccacccctcctctcagcccTGCCGGGGAAGAAGGCTCCAGGCTTCAGTGCTCTGTGTCTTCAGGGGGGCATTTCCGGACATCCACCCAGCCTGCAGCCACACCCCCTACAGGCCCCTCCCTCTCACAGCTCCCCGCGGGGACTCGGCCCTCACTACCCTCACCGCTCCCACTCAGACCCAGCTCCCCCGTACTGTCTGTACCGCTCCAGTCTACCCAGAAACGCTCACCTCGCTGCTTTCTCATGCCACGCCAAACTGGCTGACAGCACCACAGACTGTCTGCTACGCCAGACACCCTGGAACACCACCATCAACCACtgcctctga